The Streptomyces sp. NBC_01268 genome window below encodes:
- a CDS encoding PadR family transcriptional regulator: MAADRRSSWLKGVLDLLVLSCLTDGESYGYEIAKALAGAGLGEIKGGTLYPVLNRLEEAGLVEAEFRAAERGPGRRYYRLTDTGRTHLAAESEAWTQFHRAVGTKLHAGGTTR, from the coding sequence ATGGCCGCAGACCGCAGATCCAGCTGGCTCAAGGGAGTCCTCGACCTGCTCGTCCTCTCCTGCCTGACCGACGGTGAGAGTTACGGGTACGAGATCGCCAAGGCGCTCGCCGGGGCGGGACTCGGCGAGATCAAGGGCGGGACGCTGTATCCCGTGCTGAACCGCCTGGAGGAGGCCGGCCTCGTCGAGGCCGAGTTCCGGGCCGCCGAACGGGGCCCCGGACGCCGCTACTACCGGCTCACGGACACCGGGCGGACCCATCTCGCGGCCGAGAGCGAGGCCTGGACGCAGTTCCACCGGGCCGTAGGGACCAAGCTGCACGCAGGGGGAACCACACGATGA
- a CDS encoding alpha/beta fold hydrolase, which translates to MSVLPVHHRTVTVRGHEIFYREAGPADAPALLLLHGFPTSSHMFRDLIPRLADRYRLIAPDHLGFGRSAAPDAADFPYTFAELAALTSEFTETIGLDRFALYIQDYGSPIGLRLALAHPERITAIVSQNGNAYEEGLGADAWAPVLALIAERTPETEEPVRAIRSLDGIRWQYETGVPAEFRELLSPDAWHHDAALMSREGQDAIQLGLIADYGANFALYPAFQEYFRTSRVPLLAVWGEGDEVFVPAGAEAFRRDLPDAEVHLLPTGHFALETHAPRIASLIDDFLTRRVVKGE; encoded by the coding sequence ATGTCCGTGCTGCCCGTCCACCACCGCACCGTCACCGTCCGCGGCCACGAGATCTTCTACCGGGAGGCGGGCCCCGCCGACGCCCCCGCGCTGCTCCTGCTGCACGGCTTCCCGACCAGCTCGCACATGTTCCGCGACCTGATCCCCCGGCTCGCCGACCGCTACCGCCTGATCGCCCCCGACCACCTGGGCTTCGGCCGCAGCGCGGCCCCGGACGCCGCCGACTTCCCCTACACCTTCGCCGAACTGGCCGCGCTGACGTCCGAGTTCACCGAGACCATCGGCCTCGACCGGTTCGCCCTCTACATCCAGGACTACGGCTCCCCCATCGGCCTGCGCCTCGCCCTCGCCCACCCCGAGCGGATCACCGCGATCGTCAGCCAGAACGGCAACGCCTACGAGGAGGGCCTCGGCGCCGACGCCTGGGCCCCGGTCCTCGCCCTGATCGCCGAGCGGACCCCCGAGACCGAGGAGCCGGTCCGCGCGATCCGCTCCCTGGACGGCATCCGCTGGCAGTACGAGACGGGCGTCCCCGCCGAGTTCCGCGAGCTCCTCAGCCCGGACGCCTGGCACCACGACGCCGCCCTCATGTCCCGCGAGGGGCAGGACGCGATCCAGCTCGGCCTGATCGCCGACTACGGCGCCAACTTCGCCCTCTACCCGGCCTTCCAGGAGTACTTCCGCACCTCCCGGGTCCCCCTCCTGGCCGTCTGGGGCGAGGGCGACGAGGTCTTCGTCCCGGCCGGCGCCGAGGCCTTCCGCCGCGACCTCCCGGACGCCGAGGTCCACCTCCTGCCCACCGGCCACTTCGCCCTGGAGACCCACGCCCCGCGGATCGCGTCGCTGATCGACGACTTCCTGACGCGGCGCGTGGTGAAGGGGGAATGA
- the pruA gene encoding L-glutamate gamma-semialdehyde dehydrogenase — MDAVTQVPAPVNEPVHGYAPGSPERARLEVKLKELADNPRELPMTIGGVKRMGGGERVDVVQPHNHKSVIGTFAGATQQDAQDAIDAALAAAPAWRAMAFDDRAAIILRAAELLAGPWRETLAASTMLGQSKTAQQAEIDTPCELVDFWRFNVAYARQILAEQPPANSPGVWNRLDHRPLEGFVYAITPFNFTAIAGNLPTAPALMGNVVVWKPSPTQTHSAVLLMELLEEAGLPKGVINLVTGDGIAVSEVALNHRDLAGIHFTGSTKTFQHLWKTVGNNIETYRSYPRIVGETGGKDFVVAHPSADRAILKTALTRGSFEFQGQKCSASSRAYVPASIWNDGFKEEFAAEVDGITMGDVTDLSNFIGAVIDDRSFAKNKAAIDRAKADASCTIVAGGTYDDSEGYFVRPTVIECSDPENEVFTTEYFGPILAVYVYDDAKYDEMLTQMESVSDYALTGSVISGDRAAAAYTMEKLRFAAGNFYINDKSTGAVVGQQPFGGGRASGTNDKAGAPQNLMRWTLTRAIKETLVPPTEYGYPHMG; from the coding sequence ATGGACGCTGTCACCCAGGTCCCCGCTCCGGTCAACGAGCCGGTGCACGGCTACGCCCCCGGTTCCCCCGAGCGCGCCCGTCTGGAGGTCAAGCTCAAGGAGCTGGCCGACAACCCGCGCGAGCTGCCGATGACCATCGGTGGCGTCAAGCGCATGGGCGGCGGCGAGCGCGTCGACGTCGTGCAGCCGCACAACCACAAGTCCGTCATCGGCACCTTCGCCGGCGCCACCCAGCAGGACGCCCAGGACGCGATCGACGCCGCCCTGGCCGCCGCCCCGGCCTGGCGCGCGATGGCCTTCGACGACCGCGCGGCGATCATCCTGCGCGCCGCCGAGCTGCTCGCCGGCCCGTGGCGCGAGACCCTGGCCGCCTCCACGATGCTCGGCCAGTCCAAGACCGCCCAGCAGGCCGAGATCGACACCCCGTGCGAGCTCGTCGACTTCTGGCGCTTCAACGTGGCCTACGCCCGCCAGATCCTGGCCGAGCAGCCGCCGGCCAACTCCCCGGGCGTGTGGAACCGACTGGACCACCGCCCGCTGGAGGGCTTCGTCTACGCGATCACGCCGTTCAACTTCACGGCCATCGCGGGCAACCTGCCCACCGCGCCCGCCCTCATGGGCAACGTGGTGGTCTGGAAGCCGTCCCCGACCCAGACCCACTCCGCCGTGCTCCTCATGGAGCTCCTGGAGGAGGCCGGTCTGCCGAAGGGCGTCATCAACCTGGTGACCGGCGACGGCATCGCCGTCTCCGAGGTGGCCCTGAACCACCGCGACCTGGCCGGCATCCACTTCACCGGCTCGACCAAGACCTTCCAGCACCTGTGGAAGACGGTCGGCAACAACATCGAGACGTACCGCTCCTACCCGCGGATCGTCGGCGAGACCGGTGGCAAGGACTTCGTCGTCGCGCACCCCAGCGCCGACCGCGCCATCCTGAAGACCGCGCTGACCCGTGGCTCCTTCGAGTTCCAGGGCCAGAAGTGCTCCGCGTCCTCTCGTGCGTACGTCCCGGCCTCCATCTGGAACGACGGGTTCAAGGAGGAGTTCGCGGCCGAGGTCGACGGCATCACCATGGGTGACGTCACCGACCTGTCGAACTTCATCGGCGCCGTCATCGACGACCGCTCGTTCGCCAAGAACAAGGCCGCGATCGACCGCGCGAAGGCCGACGCCTCCTGCACGATCGTCGCCGGCGGCACGTACGACGACTCGGAGGGCTACTTCGTCCGCCCGACCGTCATCGAGTGCAGCGACCCGGAGAACGAGGTCTTCACGACCGAGTACTTCGGCCCGATCCTCGCCGTGTACGTCTACGACGACGCGAAGTACGACGAGATGCTGACCCAGATGGAGTCGGTCTCGGACTACGCGCTCACCGGCTCGGTCATCTCCGGTGACCGCGCGGCCGCCGCGTACACGATGGAGAAGCTCCGCTTCGCCGCGGGCAACTTCTACATCAACGACAAGTCGACCGGCGCCGTCGTCGGCCAGCAGCCCTTCGGCGGCGGCCGTGCCTCCGGCACCAACGACAAGGCCGGCGCCCCGCAGAACCTGATGCGCTGGACGCTGACCCGCGCCATCAAGGAGACGCTGGTCCCGCCGACCGAGTACGGCTACCCCCACATGGGCTGA
- a CDS encoding proline dehydrogenase family protein, translating into MLGPVILAASRSDKMRRFVSAAPGTKQVVARFIAGESVHDVVPIVQDLAARGLEVTLDVVGEDITTVEQSHAARDAYLELIGRLKELGLGARAEMSVKLSMFGQSLENGHELALANVRPVVAAAAEIGTTVTLDAEDHTTLDSMFAIHEELRKDFPQTGCVIQAYLFRTEEDARRLAADGSRVRIVKGAYKEPAEVAIQDKPEIDKAYVRIMKILMEGEGYPMIGSHDPRLIAVGQELARRAGRKLDEYEFQMLYGIRSEEQNRLAAEGHRMRVYTAYGTDWYGYFMRRLAEKPANLLFFVRSILTKG; encoded by the coding sequence GTGCTGGGTCCCGTGATCCTCGCCGCGTCGCGCAGCGACAAGATGCGCCGTTTCGTGTCGGCCGCCCCCGGGACCAAGCAGGTCGTGGCACGCTTCATCGCCGGCGAGTCCGTCCATGACGTCGTCCCGATCGTGCAGGACCTGGCGGCCCGCGGCCTGGAGGTCACCCTCGACGTGGTCGGTGAGGACATCACCACCGTCGAGCAGTCCCACGCCGCCCGCGACGCCTACCTGGAGCTCATCGGGCGTCTCAAGGAGCTGGGTCTGGGCGCCCGCGCCGAGATGTCCGTGAAGCTGTCGATGTTCGGCCAGTCGCTGGAGAACGGCCACGAGCTGGCCCTCGCGAACGTGCGCCCCGTCGTCGCGGCCGCCGCCGAGATCGGCACCACGGTCACCCTGGACGCCGAGGACCACACCACCCTCGACTCGATGTTCGCCATCCACGAGGAGCTGCGGAAGGACTTCCCGCAGACCGGCTGCGTCATCCAGGCCTACCTCTTCCGCACCGAGGAGGACGCCCGCCGCCTCGCCGCCGACGGCTCGCGCGTGCGGATCGTGAAGGGCGCCTACAAGGAGCCCGCCGAGGTCGCCATCCAGGACAAGCCGGAGATCGACAAGGCGTACGTCCGGATCATGAAGATCCTGATGGAGGGCGAGGGCTACCCGATGATCGGGTCCCACGACCCCCGCCTGATCGCCGTCGGCCAGGAGCTCGCCCGCCGCGCCGGGCGCAAGCTGGACGAGTACGAGTTCCAGATGCTGTACGGCATCCGCAGCGAGGAGCAGAACCGGCTCGCGGCCGAGGGCCACCGGATGCGCGTCTACACCGCCTACGGCACCGACTGGTACGGCTACTTCATGCGCCGCCTCGCGGAGAAGCCGGCCAACCTGCTCTTCTTCGTCCGCTCCATCCTCACCAAGGGCTGA